taattaataaattatttccgATTGCCAATACATAAGAATTTACACATAAGATTTATTTCTAACTTTatcacttttaaaattattaaattatactaTACATtgttaacaatatttaaaaaatgataaccttttttgaaaacataaaatatcctCTATTCTCATATgtttattgataatataaacaaacataaaagtaatctaattaatattaataaattaaagatatcctcaaaatatttaatataaataaatgaaagtttctttttcaaaaataataattaaatatttgacattgaaaataaaaacttagtaagtttaaattaatttcaaatacaacataaaaaattaattacaataacaattataaaaataggattcttttgtttataaaatatcGAAGGAAGtgaatgataaaataatataaatagatTCAAGGCGGCTGACCTACTCTCTTTTTTCGAGAACCAATGCACCTTGCTTTCACAAGCATCAATTACATTTCGACACGTGTACACGCTGACGACAAAACCCATACAATAAGCCGACTCAACTGGACCCCACCATAATTGGAACCTTATGTTAACATCGCCACCATCACAACCACTCACAATAGGATTATATacatttatgaaatttttatttttaaaatttcataaaaaaattaaaatatatttatttttctatcattctttttatttttagtttattttagagTAACACACTTTGtcccataatttatttttattgatcttTTACATTATAATGATCAAACACcttaatatcatatattattttgatctattaaattttttattggttGATGTTTAAATTTAAggatcaaaatatttttgtaacttaaatataaacataaaaaccacaaaaaaatgattttggtgaaagaaaaaataaaatagatgaaaataaaaataataaatgcgGTACACGTAGGAATATATTTAATaagatttcttttatttttctatttccaTAACCTTTTTCGAAGGAGTACATTTTCATTTCCTTTCTTGCCACACTTTTTACTAAACCACTATTCACACCTTTCAACCCCAAAACTTAGGTATAATTATTCTAGTAAACCAAACCTATATATAAAGAGAAACTTACTTGTTTTTGCTACCCGCACGGGTACGCCATTCTTTTTTGCTTAATGCACCACCAACTATTTCACAGGTGTCTTTATTTTCTACTGCCCCATTAAACTTTTCCCACTTCTATTGGATTTTTGCAATATACACAAAACCACtagaaaacattaaaaaaataaaataaaaaagacattaCTTGCATAAGTATACATATATCAGGGGCATTATAGCAAATAACCTAAAAATACCAactatttaattttctataacTAGCCCCCCTAATGGGGCTCTATGTGGTATTCCCTTTCTTCTCTTGGTTGTTCTGTAATTAACTGAAGTTGGGGGTGGTGTAGATGGTGTGAAGCtttgatatttgattttcatCTGACGGCTATGGATGTTGTTGTTGCCACTGTATGATTCCTCAGAATCTGATGCCATTGCTGCTGaatgtttctttttcttctggAAATTCTTAGATGTTCCTACAATCTGcaattcacattcacatacattcattattaattaataaactaaaacatatcaaaattcaatacaattaacaaatattttgaaaaaaattagtaGGATTAATTTCAAGTCAATATTCAAATCCCAATATTTTCAAACATAGGGTAGTTAATAATTGTTTAATGCTTTGTAGAAATTAAGTCCTACGAATAAATTGAAGGATACAAGAGTCTCGTGAATCAAAGGGTACCCATTTAGAAAAAAGTCAACTCATTGTTGCAACCCAAAAAGTTTTCTTTGCACGCTTGAAAAGAAAGCAAATCAAAGTCCAATATTTGGAAGATGGTTCCTTCTTCAAAAtccttgaatttttttcttgttcaaacttttagtaatttattagTTGTAATGTTAGTATTTTCTTCCGGATTTAAAACCGGGTCAAAGAATGAGAAGACATTGGTGTTATGAACAATGAAGTACTAATTAAtctaaaaatatacataaaaatgatgaatatcaattttcttttggtcatttttgtttaaattaaataccTTGCAACCAAGAGAACAGAACCGGAAAGAATCAAGAAGACTACGCTCACAAACTTCACAAGTGTTTGTGACACCTTTTCCTGGCCTAGGTTGTGGCCTTTCATTTAAGAACACAACCCTTGCACTATTAATAATGTAGGTTTGAACCCCAGTAATGTCCAACACCTTCTGAATCTCAGATACCCTTATCACATCATGGTAAGAAGATCTCCTAATCTGTTCAAACCACAcacaaaaattcaaactttagcACATTAGTTAACAACAATGGTTAAACTTTATTTAAacacagaaaaaaaaataacccACATTGAAAATAGCTTCAAAATCAGAAAAATGTGACTTTTGTTTAAATCCATTATAAGAAACAATTTGGCAcagaaaatagaaaacaatgGGTAATGGTTTAGAACTTTAGATCTCAAAACAGAGAATAAAGGTGAGATTTTTAACTGAATTAGTTTAGAAAAGGAACGAATCTAAGTAGCCCAGAAACCAAAATGTgtcaaattttaagattttgtggaaaaagtaaatattttggaagAATTGAATCAATTGATGAGTGAAGAAAAGAATGAACAAACCTGAATAGCTCGATGGTCTTTGTGATAAGCGAGACAGAGAGAACAGAGAGGACCATTCATACAATCCAAACAATACATGTTACATTCACTCTTGTGAGAATCAGCATGTAACTTGCATTGAACAAAGAAACTTTCTTTCAACAAAGGTTTCAACCATGGTGGCCACCtgttatcatcatcatcatcaggACCTCCAGCACCCtattcaaaatcaaatcaaagttttcaacaacaaaaaaaaaacagaacagAACAGAGGATACAATGCTAAACATAAGACATTAACATTAACTAAAGGAAACCCATGAAACATAATGAAGAATCTAGTAGTATGTGCATACCATGATTCTTCTGTTCTTTGGCTTGATTTCTCTGACAGTGGTCTCTTGGTTTTCAATTGCcatttgtgtgtgtgtgtttggaGTGAATGGTTATTTGTATTAAGTtaagtgagagagagagagagagagagagagaggagaaAGAGGTTTGAAGTGAGAGAGAGCTTTTGAGAAGTAAAGAAGAGTGAGGGAGGGAATGGGTTCTTGTAGAACTTGGAAGCGGTAGATAGCGTTTtttttagagagagagagagaaagagagagagaggaggTAAGGGTCGTTCTTATCCTCACAAAGTCTTCAACCAAACCTAGCTCCGAACCTAAACCAAACAAGATGCGTCGGGAGCAAGGAACTCAcctccttctttcctttttaatctttgtctaaaattaaatatttagtaAACAAGATTTTGGTCTCTAAATGGGtgaaataatgttattttagTCTCTAAGTATGTTTTCTTTTAGGAATTTTATTGTTTTGGATTGGGCTTTGGCCCAACCTTACACTAATGGTGTATATAGGTCAATTAGTATATTCAACATAGTTCGTTgcgttttttatttgtttaaagttaataataattacaaatttgaattataatatcatattatttaccGTGGATTTCAATATAATGGTAATTAGACTCGAGTACTAAATGAGTCTTGATCTATAGCCTCGTAGATCCATAAGTTTAACTCATGTGACACAATGGACTTGTGTTGGAGTTAAACACACACATCAATGATCAAATGATTGTCATTTGATCAAAATCAAGCGGTAAGTCGAGAATCCAACTGAGGATCTCGTAACCATCTAACTCATCTAGAGACAACTCAtgaaaaagttataaatataaatgtcaTGTAGTTCAAGCGCAAGACacttaattcatttttgtccaAAACTACCTCTAACTCATTGCAACTCGTTAATTTGGGTGTTAGAGTCTTTGCATGTACACCCGCAGGAGCTACTCCAACGTACTATGTCGTACTATAGTATACATATTTTACCTAAAGAAAAATAGTACTGCCTGTCGtactattataaaaatgtttttattgtCAATACtatcaaatatatgattttttataaatgtaattaataaatcatttaatCACTCGTCCCATAgagcttaaaataaaaataatacgattatcaattgagtttttttgttaTCTTGTGGGAGCAAGAGCCCCCAATTGCTTATATAATGGATCCATCATTCCTCCAACGCTAATCATTTTTAACTGTCATGAAGTTTCACTATAGATCATTGTCGTTGTATATGGAAATTGAATCCACGAGGATCCCTGCTACACACCAATGATGGAAGACCCTTGATACCATTAGCCATTTAGCCTCAACTGGTGGCGATTGTTCGATATACTAAAGAGTCTCGCATTGTGTGAGAATCGAGACCAAATGTAGTTTATAAACACCCATGCTCCTTAATCCAatgagatatttttttacaaagaacaaaattGCGATGACTCACACAAGAAGTAAAGCAGCATTACCTTTGAAAGATGGTGATGTAAACTTGATGTTAGAACATCATATTTCTACACAATTATAGTACAGAATCATCTTTCAAAAACCTATATTTCAACTCAATTGTTTACTGACTTGAACGTTATATAAATGTTTGCATGTATACACCCCTATCATTCGACAACAGACGAAATGTTGTCCATCATCTGCAAATTCCGTTTTGTCATTATTCTTGATCCTAACAAGATCAAGtatgaatcaaaattaattaactgaagacacatttaatattaaaatgacttgtaaaagacaaatttaatctcttttttgtaactttgaaagaaaaaaaattgaggcagtaattttgatatatatacaCTTGACATATTGAAGTATTCAATTATCATTCTTAATCTTAAGTATTCACATTTCATTTTCACATTGTTTCTTTCATCTTATCAttcttttttgttatttgtCACACTAagtttctatttaattttgcttTCGTTATCATTgattaaagtattttttttccaaCCAAGCATTCATTTGGGCATGCTTGTTTCGTCCACTAGTGTCTCAATAAACTATAATCGGCAATgacaaactttatttttatttttttttatatatggtaAAACATCTGATGACTTTTTTAGAACTGCTCATGCCATTGACCCAAATGTACTAGCTATATTGAGGTCTTGTCCCTACTATATGCTTTTACTCTGCTACTATTCCCATCATGATTCTTTGTTTATCAATGTAAAAATGTGGATGAGTTAAACAAAGTACTCAACCAAACATGAACTGTGTTTGGCAAGAGGAGGcttgatcaaaatatttattgtagCCATAACCAATAGAAGAAGTTATGTGGTATTTGAAGTAATAAtagaattattaataatataaagcCAAAATAAACTATCTTAAGTGTAGCATCATGTTGGCCCTAATCATGTGGGTTAGGTCTTGGTTGGCCATCCCTAATCATGTGGGTTAGGTCTTTGATTTTccttttaattgttttttttgggttaatagtttttttatacatatatagggtaaatttagttttaatatctgaatttttttatattccattcctaacataattaattattccACTTATTTGTCTTTTGACATGGCAATATTAGTCACATGTAGCATTTTTGTAATTTCTTATTCGTcaataacaatttaaaataaaataaaaatgaattataaaataCACAATTTTTGTAAAGTTTGTAGCTTAAGTCACTGTTACTTACTCTGCGTGAATATTTTCTTGTTGGAGtgaatgagatttttttttggTAGAGTAATTGTTTTTAAcatcaattaagatttttttttctcaaaaaaaaaatcgaaaaataattaaaaaaaatattttttttcttaaatgtgtttttttatatCAGTTTTgcacgaagaaaaaaaatcaagaaaaaattaaaaaaaatcttttggTAGAGTAATTGTTTTTAacatcaattaatatttttttttcaaaaaaaaatatcgaaaaagaattaaaaaaatcttttttttcttgaatgtttttttttatcgagaaatttttgtcaaaagaatttcaaaaagGTTTTTTTATCGgggaaatattttatatttattttcttggaaaaaaaattgatcttttttcacaaaagaatttcaatttttttttaataactattttaaaattgattttaactattttttttaaatattaaactattttatatttatatcgaaaaagaattaaaaaaaatctttttttttcttgaatgttttttttatcgagaaattttttatatctatttttctcgaagaaaaaaaatcgagaaatttttgtcaaaagaatttcataattatttttttaaaaaggtttttttattggggaaatattttatatttattttcttggaaaaaaaatttgatattttttcacaaaagaatttcaatttttttttaataactattttaaaattgattttaactaatttttttaaatattaaactattttatatttataaactagtTTTAAACCGATTCAGAACTGGACTGAATTTGATTTGAAAGTAGTTCTCAATAATTGAACCAAATCATTTACGTGGTCCAATGCGGTTCAATTCTTACACCATCAAAACACTCCTAATGTTGAGAAAACTGTTTCAGAAACATGCAACTAACTATGATGGTATTGTAACTAATCTATTTAAAGCCAAATATTTCTTGAATGGTGACTTTATCGCGAGCTCACATGGGCTATAACCTTAGTTTTGTATGACTTACCATTTACTCTTTTCAGGGGTAATGGTTAATATAAGAGCTAGATGGAAGGTGATAACAGTTAAAATATTAAGGATTGGGGTGACTCGTTGAGGAGTAGTAAAAACTTATTTGTTCACTTAAATGTAGTATTCGGTATGGAGCACATAGGTTTAGCTTATAATCATAAAACAAAGAGGTTTAAGGATGATTTATTTAAGGTGAGGCTCGTCTGTTATATTATTATGAAAGAGTTGATTGATAATTCCAAATTTTGAACGGTTAGGGATTTGATGTTATTATAGAAATTTAAGGTATTCCAAAAAAGAAAGTTGCTTTTTTGGAAGATCGCGAGAGGCTAACTTCTTGAAATGTAATATTGAGTGTGAAtcatcaaaatttgaaattactTTCTAAAATAATACGGATTAATACAGATTAATACTCTAAATCACTAAAAATTGATTGATAATTCCAAAATTTGGAATTAcactattattttataaaaccaCCAACGCTATGGAGTATGAATCTCTAGTCAAAATGATTAGAGAGAACTTCTTAGTGAAAAAAGAGTGTAGGAACACATCATTATCACCTAGAGAGCTTGAAGCAATGGGCTTATTGGAGGCATTAATGTGGTTAGAAGAACTAGGTATATATCGAGTTATCATCGAACATTATAAAGTAGTGATATATGACATCAATGAAAACCTAAACGATGTAACACAATTACAATTTGAATCTATTTTGCAATGTAGTACAATTACTTTAAATCTATATGATTAATTTCATTAGAAGACAAACAAGAATTGTTGCTCACACCCTAGTTAAGGCATAAGAGTCTTACCTATCTctcaaatttttttagtttagtcAAATTTGTCTTCCAAgtattattcttttcaaaataaaataaccatattcctataaaaatttgtaatgtaaaatataatagacGATATACGGACATATGtcttatgtttttattttaaaataacttatatcaaacttgtttttttacaagaaaaaaatatcaaactttaaataaaagGTTTATTGATTATGTAttgtatgtataaaaaaaattacattgaccatcaatttcaaaccatttattcattgattttttaaattatgacaattataattatttagtatGAAGTGAAATCAATGGTTGTTATTCTCTAAAACTAGTTTATAAAGAGAATGCATgacttcttttttttctcttaaataaaataaacacttATTTGATATAAAAGTATATTCAAatacttgatttaattcatatacgacatgagtttaaataatttttacactGTTAATTAATCAAAATCCTTAAGTGTTATTATATTTATAGTAGTTGTGATGTGCtgaatttaagttttattatgAGTccgtttgtttaagatttttaaaaagtgattattatagtattttatctttttgttatgatatttttaaaaataaaaataaaagtaaatcttcaaatgaaaaatgaatttatcttaaaatataattttaagtatttcgTCTATTTTCTACAAcattttttgaataataaaattataaaaaaaattaaaatgaaaaactattttgagaagctcttcataaaaattattttttaaaaaaataccttttaaaaaaaaatgtaattttattatatcataatatttaataataagtatctaaattattaaataacaaaattactatttttttaattgataacaaataaatctaaaaaacttctattatttcaaaataaatttttataaaaaatatagaataaaaatcacttttttaaaatcttaaataagTATACTCTATATTTATCTCTAAAATCTGCAAAATTGTAAAACTAACTTTTTCTTGTACGACAATGACAATTAAATTCTTTAATACTAGAGTCTTAAAttctttttctataattttacaCTTCAACTTTTGAATAGGATTAGTCTGAATTTAGAAACTGAATAAATACagtctattaaaaaaaatactaaattttgtTTGGGTTCGATTAATGGGATCTCAAAAAAGTTTTGGAGAAAATAATCGTATCATAATATTTACGGATAAAATATGAgtattatatatagttatagaTATTCATTGTGATTTCTAATCAACACTTGCAGAGATATCATgtttaatcttatttttaagAATTGATGAACAACTACGTCACATAATTATAACTCTCAACCGTAgaatttagataaaaaattgaaaattgtttcatctaataaaattgaatatactattttattagaaaatttgTAAAGTCTATTAACAAAAGACTTAAAGGTGAAATGTTATCAACAATGATGAAATGGTCAAAAAGCAAAATATTGACCTAAAATGTGCACTCGAAATATATATATTGGCAAAAGTAAAAGTTGGATGGATTGTTGGCACGTAAAAAGTATTTGATAGttcgataaaataaaataaaaaacaattgttaCAAATGTCATCTATCACtaaaatagtatttatttattttactttatctataaataaaaaatttcgataaaaaaaaatgaagttagAAACTTAATTTTTTGAGTCTATTGctaaatcaaaaatatattcaaacttttcataacttaaatatgtCTCTCAAGtgtctaaattattttaactttatgTACTTTTTATGTTTCGAGCAATGTATATTATATCGACATTTTAATattgtcatttttttcatttattcttacttataattttataatatggtCATTTACTTTTCTATATCCATAATTATGCCAATTGAAAATtcattgattatatttaatgtcAATTTAAATTCTTAATCTTTATCTCAATtgtcctttttctttttaacaagCATTCCTTTCAAGTCAATTGCCATACATCTATTTACCCAATTTCACCTTAAacacttttaaaattatcattcaCACATATGATTCTTTATTTACGTGCTTGAACTTTCATAGTAATATtgaattaaacatttatttctattttgaaTTTGGTTAACTTTCCCTCAAGTAAAAATTCTTGTAACCAGTGATATAAACTATACAATCTAAAATTAACGATTAAGATAAATTACTGCGTGAAATTGGATACACTTAGAATAGTTAGAAATCACCATCCATGCAAACCCCCAATTTTTTAACACCATATTTATATTGGCAGAATTTTAACAAAcgtattttaagtttttaagttaatttatttgtgtACTTTAATGTTACATATGATATACTTACTCAATTTTCATTTCAACTATAGTTTAATCACTAAGTTGCTCAATccacaacatttttttttcctttattttcaCATGTTTTTTCTTCCACTTACACtttcaacaatatatatatatatatatatatatatatatatatatatacacactatACAACCCTTTATACTTACTCAATTTTCATTTCAACTATAGTTTAATCACTAAGTTGCTCAATccacaacatttttttttcctttattttcaCATGTTTTTTCTTCCACTTACACtttcaacaatatatatatatatatatatatatatatatatatattaacactATACAACCCTTTATTTAAAGTTCATCAAATATACAACTTTCATTAGATCTAAGAAATCTAAAATTACACGTagcatattaaaataatattttattgttaaaaaattcatcaacaGCTCTCATTTGTGATGTTCATAAATTATCTCCAATAATAGAATTATAAAGAATCCATGCGTGCTAGCTCAATTTTATAATCCTGATAAAAATTTACTTAACAATCCATTTTCTTTATAACTAGAAACTAAAATATCAATCAGACAAATATCATCAAATATTTGGTATTGACAATTTATTTTAGGTAGAAATGAAAAAGATCCATAGAGAAAACGATCAAaaccaaaatataataaaattggaaacatatattaaaataattactcCATATGTTACTGAATTTTggttgttttaaattttgacacatatattaaaaaataataaatttagattagtttagtttagttttttttttacttttcatttattaagtaaaaataaaatttatttaatatatgtttttcaaaatttaaaaatataaaaaaaattattaattacattttaattttctaaaaaaattaaaattgtgaaacaaaaagtaaaatactaAAAGGATGAAGTATGAGTAGAGATAGAGTAATAATTAACCTATATTTCGTAGGAGTCCAAATTATTTGAACCCGAATC
This region of Cicer arietinum cultivar CDC Frontier isolate Library 1 chromosome 8, Cicar.CDCFrontier_v2.0, whole genome shotgun sequence genomic DNA includes:
- the LOC101498018 gene encoding protein RGF1 INDUCIBLE TRANSCRIPTION FACTOR 1-like, with translation MAIENQETTVREIKPKNRRIMGAGGPDDDDDNRWPPWLKPLLKESFFVQCKLHADSHKSECNMYCLDCMNGPLCSLCLAYHKDHRAIQIRRSSYHDVIRVSEIQKVLDITGVQTYIINSARVVFLNERPQPRPGKGVTNTCEVCERSLLDSFRFCSLGCKIVGTSKNFQKKKKHSAAMASDSEESYSGNNNIHSRQMKIKYQSFTPSTPPPTSVNYRTTKRRKGIPHRAPLGGLVIEN